A single window of Apus apus isolate bApuApu2 chromosome 18, bApuApu2.pri.cur, whole genome shotgun sequence DNA harbors:
- the LOC127392039 gene encoding C-C motif chemokine 1-like encodes MKIFSLALLTLLLGALWTGSQGISFRSSYSTCCYKDMFVWWKIPALHIKSYQETPSHCSHRAVRVELWKGKKVCVAPELGWFQQYRQQKDSAGTST; translated from the exons ATGAAGATCTTCTCCTTGGccctgctcaccctgctgctgggggctctCTGGACTGGAAGCCAGGGCATCTCCT TCCGCAGCTCCTACAGCACCTGCTGCTACAAGGACATGTTCGTCTGGTGGAAAATCCCGGCCCTGCACATCAAGAGCTACCAGGAGAccccttcccactgctcccaCAGGGCCGTGCG GGTGGAGCTgtggaaggggaagaaggtcTGTGTggccccagagctgggctggttcCAGCAGTACCGGCAGCAGAAGGACTCAGCTGGCACCTCCACGTGA
- the LOC127392040 gene encoding C-C motif chemokine 3-like: MKVLAATLVALLLMATCSTSEAHLDGVPTTCCFSYQQRPVPRGLVASVYMTSSSCSQPGVILVTKKKKELCADPQALWVQALLKHFQTLKN; encoded by the exons ATGAAGGTCCTCGCAGCCACCCTGGTCGCTCTCCTCCTCATGGCCACCTGCTCCACATCTGAAGCCCATCTTG ATGGTGTCCCCACCACCTGCTGCTTCAGCTACCAGCAACGCCCGGTCCCACGGGGCCTTGTTGCCTCTGTCTATatgaccagcagcagctgcagccagccaggagTGAT CCTGGTCACCAAGAAGAAGAAGGAGCTGTGTGCAGACCCCCAGGCACTGTGGGTGCAGGCCCTTCTGAAGCACTTCCAGACCCTTAAGAACTGA